Proteins encoded together in one Impatiens glandulifera chromosome 1, dImpGla2.1, whole genome shotgun sequence window:
- the LOC124922160 gene encoding plant cysteine oxidase 2-like gives MKTELNLMERERETVVGHVRKLIRKKKLNNSNNNNKKKQTKMMKRPTMLQRLFMYCQKLFKGLGTVPSPDDVQNLCRILDVMTPEDVGLSRDLQFFNSAFLSDRGIPRVTHTCIYECKKFSLTLLIFPAGAVIPLHNHPEMTVFSKLLLGTMHIKSYDWVDTNNLVGMKPLSQLRLARLKADRSFTAPCDTSVLYPTSGGNIHAFTALTPCLVLDVLGPPYSKDDGRDCSFYVDFPCKDIISSNSFLLNGTKTMKEEEGDCRYGWLQEIEPPEDAEMDGIEYLGPPVVDVSAMLGSCNSNM, from the exons ATGAAAACCGAGCTGAACTTAATGGAGCGGGAGAGAGAAACAGTTGTTGGACATGTGAGAAAGCTTATCAGAAAGAAGAAATTGAATAACagtaacaataataataagaagaagcaGACGAAGATGATGAAACGGCCGACGATGTTGCAGAGATTGTTCATGTATTGCCAGAAATTGTTTAAAGGTCTTGGAACGGTTCCTTCTCCTGATGATGTGCAAAATCTTTGTCGCATTTTAG ATGTTATGACTCCTGAAGATGTCGGTTTAAGCAGGGATCTGCAGTTTTTCAACAGTGCCTTCCTCTCCGATAGAGGTATCCCGAGAGTCACGCATACATGTATATACGAGTGCAAAAAGTTCTCG TTAACTCTATTAATTTTTCCCGCTGGTGCTGTCATTCCTTTGCATAACCATCCAGAAATGACTGTTTTCAGTAAGCTTTTATTGGGTACTATGCATATCAAATCATATGATTGGGTTGACACCAACAACTTGGTTGGCATGAAGCCATTATCTCAAC TGAGATTGGCAAGATTGAAAGCAGATAGATCTTTTACAGCACCATGTGACACATCTGTATTGTATCCAACATCAGGAGGCAATATTCATGCCTTCACAGCCTTAACACCATGCTTAGTACTGGATGTTCTTGGACCTCCATATTCCAAGGATGATGGACGTGATTGCTCATTCTACGTCGATTTTCCCTGCAAGGATATTATTTCTTCCAACTCCTTCTTACTAA ATGGTACAAAGAcaatgaaagaagaagaaggtgatTGTAGGTATGGATGGCTACAAGAGATAGAGCCACCCGAGGATGCAGAGATGGATGGCATCGAGTATTTGGGCCCACCAGTCGTCGATGTTTCTGCAATGTTGGGTTCTTGCAATAGCAATATGTGA
- the LOC124922161 gene encoding uncharacterized protein LOC124922161, with translation MANPRRASSYISNHLQGSESNGISININNSSSSSSNINNTFQPPQTLTAIVTSIKHFLKKPHAFPILLSFFLLLTWLSLRFQHSSNLSSPRLTQQQQISTSSPEADRKANLVRFAARFPSPITKDKRGWLADPLSLAQDVGLSEGAVNCASVHLGEIQPGGLRGNHRHYTCNETFIIWGAQTIFRLENNDVENGYAEVTIGADEVAVATSPRGTAHAMKNIDPKLITFFVACQDSVINYNDSTSFFNVWKDF, from the exons ATGGCGAATCCAAGAAGGGCTTCTTCATATATTTCCAATCATCTTCAAGGATCAGAGAGCAATGGAATCAGCATTAACATCAAtaacagcagcagcagcagcagcaataTCAACAATACGTTTCAACCTCCCCAAACCCTAACCGCAATAGTTACGTCTATCAAACACTTTCTGAAGAAACCACACGCCTTCCCTATTCTACTATCCTTCTTTCTCCTCCTCACATGGCTCTCTCTCCGTTTCCAGCATTCTTCAAATCTCTCTTCTCCTCGCCTTACTCAGCAGCAACAGATATCGACTTCCTCTCCTGAAGCCGATCGCAAAGCAAACCTAGTTAGATTCGCCGCTCGATTCCCTTCTCCGATTACTAAAGATAAGCGCGGTTGGCTAGCCGATCCCCTTTCCCTTGCTCAAGATGTCGGTCTCTCAG AAGGAGCAGTGAACTGTGCATCAGTTCATCTAGGTGAGATCCAACCGGGTGGATTGAGGGGAAATCATAGGCATTACACTTGTAATgaaacatttattatttgggGAGCTCAAACAATTTTCcgg TTGGAGAATAATGACGTTGAAAATGGGTATGCGGAAGTAACGATTGGGGCTGACGAGGTTGCGGTTGCAACTTCCCCTCGTGGAACAGCGCATGCGATGAAAAACATAGATCCTAAACTGATTACATTCTTTGTGGCCTGTCAAGATAGTGTAATCAACTATAATGATTCTACCTCTTTTTTTAATGTCTGGAAAGATTTCTGA
- the LOC124919248 gene encoding putative F-box protein At1g47730: MGDMLTPSAHVMKRSLSEVNEDSMVEIFSRLSAKDISISKCVCKKWNGVMSHNLFICRYVQKPVSISGLYFQQHEELPDFRELPVIYIPLEIENPQMEETVLDFLPEKVSLMSSSNGLLCCRSFVSTFIRNVPNGRFEGIHCPVKNPKIYICNPVNKEFTVVNPTEAGTGINIGLNFDPINGGFQLVTVNCNQQMTFPPWKFSASVFSSKTWSWKVLGAVFDWNSRIHRNKTVCVKGVFYWLTTNHHVITFDMEKEVFGVVKLPGPAMEGEGFHGVCLGSSEECLVYVVVHPLEIRVWVLKNDGKEWFMENRLNLIHFYERNKEMLSPHLLDMFLEYKLNDETQTTAAVLPLAFREGVLYMDLHWFMYSYEFKTGSLKKHFYTHDMKCEIFHSASVVPYGLNLAAMGFLKGDWTE, encoded by the coding sequence ATGGGCGACATGCTTACACCATCAGCCCATGTGATGAAAAGGAGTCTAAGTGAAGTGAATGAAGACTCTATGGTGGAAATATTCTCTCGTCTGTCAGCAAAGGACATATCAATAAGCAAATGCGTGTGTAAAAAATGGAATGGCGTCATGTCACACAATTTATTTATCTGTCGTTATGTTCAAAAGCCAGTTTCAATTTCGGGACTATATTTCCAACAGCACGAGGAGCTTCCCGATTTTCGAGAACTACCTGTAATTTATATTCCTCTCGAAATCGAAAACCCTCAGATGGAAGAAACTGTTCTAGACTTTCTCCCCGAGAAAGTCTCTCTTATGTCTTCAAGCAACGGCCTGCTTTGCTGCAGGAGCTTCGTCAGTACCTTTATTCGAAACGTACCGAATGGAAGATTCGAAGGAATTCACTGCCCTgtgaaaaatccaaaaatttacATCTGCAATCCAGTTAATAAGGAGTTTACTGTTGTTAACCCTACCGAGGCCGGTACAGGTATAAACATCGGATTGAATTTTGATCCCATTAACGGCGGTTTTCAGTTGGTAACCGTCAACTGCAACCAACAAATGACTTTTCCGCCTTGGAAATTTTCGGCGTCTGTCTTCTCGTCGAAAACATGGAGCTGGAAGGTTCTGGGAGCGGTTTTCGATTGGAATTCTCGTATTCATCGGAACAAGACTGTGTGCGTGAAAGGGGTTTTCTATTGGCTGACGACGAATCATCATGTGATCACGTTCGATATGGAGAAAGAAGTTTTCGGGGTGGTTAAGCTGCCTGGTCCTGCAATGGAAGGAGAAGGGTTTCATGGAGTTTGCCTGGGGAGCTCGGAGGAATGTTTGGTTTATGTGGTGGTCCATCCTTTGGAAATTCGTGtttgggttttgaaaaatgaTGGGAAGGAGTGGTTTATGGAGAATCGGTTGAATTTGATTCACTTTTACGAAAGAAATAAGGAGATGTTGAGTCCTCATTTGTTGGATATGTTTTTGGAGTATAAGTTGAATGATGAGACTCAGACGACTGCTGCGGTTCTTCCATTGGCGTTTCGCGAGGGGGTTTTGTATATGGATCTGCATTGGTTCATGTATTCTTATGAGTTTAAAACCGGGAGTTTGAAGAAGCATTTCTACACACATGATATGAAGTGTGAAATCTTTCACTCTGCGAGTGTTGTTCCATATGGGCTTAACTTGGCTGCCATGGGTTTTCTCAAGGGAGACTGGACTGAGTAA